The proteins below come from a single Cannabis sativa cultivar Pink pepper isolate KNU-18-1 chromosome 3, ASM2916894v1, whole genome shotgun sequence genomic window:
- the LOC133036047 gene encoding uncharacterized protein LOC133036047: MDRDWMKKNRLSKDYEDGVNYFMNFAMQNEEDPTMISCPCMKCGNLKKLKVVDVRGHLYINAIDQTYQKLIWHGESVSQPSFPKRARKEDVSDRNFHIDMVNDLEEEFADRPDEFVRIIEESEQSIYTGSKVSKMSFFVKMYNIKARNGLSDNGFSQLLSYLSNIFPEGNNIPSSTYEAKKILRSLGMEYEKIHACPNDCILFRNEFVLAKHCPVCKCSRWKLNDNGKEKEGIPAKLLWYTPPIPRFKRLFRNPEHAKSLVWHDEKRIKDGKMRHPADSPSWKNIDDMYPKIASDPRNLRLGLSADGINPHSSMSSNYSCWPVNLVIYNLPPWLCMKRKFVMLSLLISGPKQPGNDIDVYLAPLVDDLKQLWEGIECYDVRKDETFTLRGVLLWTINDFPAYGNLSGHCVKGYKACPICSEQTYGVRLTHCKKVVYMGHRRFLQPTHPFRRYSKNLMVQLKIELLPLP; this comes from the coding sequence ATGGATAGAGATTGgatgaaaaaaaatagattgTCAAAAGACTATGAAGATGGAGTTAACTATTTCATGAATTTCGCCATGCAAAATGAAGAGGATCCTACTATGATATCTTGCCCATGTATGAAGTgtggaaatttaaaaaaattgaaggtTGTAGATGTAAGAGGACACTTATACATAAATGCTATCGACCAAACTTACCAAAAATTGATATGGCATGGTGAGAGTGTGTCTCAACCATCATTTCCAAAAAGAGCTCGCAAAGAGGATGTATCAGATAGGAATTTTCACATTGATATGGTTAACGATCTAGAAGAAGAGTTTGCAGATCGCCCGGATGAATTCGTAAGAATAATTGAAGAATCAGAACAATCCATTTATACTGGGTCCAAGGTTAgcaaaatgtcattttttgttaAGATGTATAATATAAAGGCTAGGAATGGATTGAGTGATAATGGATTTTCACAATTACTTTCTTACTTAAGCAATATTTTTCCTGAAGGAAATAATATCCCAAGTAGTACTTATGAGGCAAAGAAGATTTTGCGGTCATTAGGCATGGAGTATGAAAAGATACATGCATGTCCTAATGATTGCATATTATTTAGGAATGAGTTTGTGTTGGCTAAGCATTGCCCTGTTTGTAAGTGCTCTAGATGGAAGTTGAATGATAATGGCAAGGAGAAGGAGGGAATTCCTGCCAAATTATTGTGGTATACACCACCAATTCCTAGGTTTAAGCGTTTATTTCGCAATCCTGAACATGCAAAAAGTTTGGTATGGCATGACGAGAAGAGAATTAAGGATGGAAAAATGCGTCATCCGGCTGATTCTCCATCTTGGAAAAATATTGATGACATGTATCCCAAAATAGCTTCAGACCCTAGAAATCTTCGACTAGGCCTTTCTGCGGATGGTATcaatcctcatagttccatgaGTAGCAACTACAGTTGTTGGCCAGTCAATCTTGTTATTTATAATCTTCCTCCTTGGTTATGCATGAAACGTAAATTTGTCATGTTGTCATTATTAATTTCTGGGCCTAAGCAACCTGGAAATGATATTGACGTGTATTTGGCACCACTGGTGGATGATTTAAAACAATTATGGGAAGGAATTGAATGCTATGATGTAAGAAAAGATGAAACTTTTACTTTGCGAGGAGTTTTGTTGTGgacaatcaatgattttccaGCATATGGTAATTTGTCTGGGCATTGTGTCAAGGGATATAAAGCATGTCCTATTTGCTCAGAACAGACATATGGTGTTAGATTAACACACTGTAAAAAAGTTGTGTACATGGGCCATAGACGATTTCTACAACCTACTCATCCATTTCGTAGGTACTCAAAGAATTTGATGGTACAATTGAAGATAGAATTGCTCCCACTCCCATGA